A segment of the Flavobacteriales bacterium genome:
CCTGTTCAGAAGAACGATATCGGCAAGGTGCGCAGCGCGATCATCGTAAGGTTGATGGCGGACCCCGACTTGCGCGATGCGGTGCGGGTAACTACGCACCCGCACCTCACCGTTGCGGCTGGTTTGAAGCCCATGCAATTCAATACGGCTTGGGCGCTGCTCGCGCCGCACGAACATGCAAGCGAAGAGCGCGTGAGCGAAATCGTCCTATTGAAGCGGCTCCTGCGCGAAGGCGAGCGCTATGCGATGGTGAGGTCGTTCGCGCTCCGCGGATGAACGGGATGGAATTGAGCGGCGGCGGACGGAAGGGATACCGGCTACGAGCCAGCAGGGCCAGAACCAAGCTCAAGGCCGCGCAGGCATGAATGGGCACCGGCCTATGGCCGCGCCGAACGAATCGTGCTGGCCCGAAAGCCCTCAATCACCTATTGCTAAACCGCCGCGGCCTTCGTCATGGCGTTCCTCACAGCCACTTCCACCTTGCCCAGGAATGCATCCAGCTCAAGTTCCGTCCACGTTACACGGATATTGAAGCTGATGAGGCGACTGAGCACGGCATCGCTCTTCGGGAAGGCCATGGCCTTGAGGTCCTGCGGGAGGCCGAGCTCGTGCGCGACGAGCCTGTAGGGCATGCGCAGGTCCTTGATGTGGCCCCACTGCTTGATGTAGTGGTACATATTGTCGTACCAGTAGCCGCCGCCCACGCCGGCTTCGACCATGGCCTTGTGCGCCGCGCGTGCCGTGGCTTCATCGGGGAAGAGCAAGTGGAAGAAGGTGGCACTGTCGCCGGCATCGTCGCATTGCTTGCGGAACGCCAGGCCAGGGATCTTCGAGAGGCGCGCGTGGATGATGGCCTTATGCTTGCGCTGCTGGCTGATGATATAGGGCAGCTTGCGCGCCTGCGCCAGTCCGATGGCCGCGTTGATCTCGCCGATGCGGTAGTTGGTGCCCATGATCGGGTGGGGCTCCATGCCGCGGTTGTCGCCCTCGTGGCTGTGACCGTGGTCGCTGAGGTATTCGGCGGTCTTGATCAGCTGCTCATCGTTGGTGATGACGACGCCGCCTTCGCCGCAGGTGTTGATCTTGAAGAAGTCGAAGCTGAAACTGCCCATCTTGCCGAAGAGGCCGAGGTGCTTGCCTTTGTAAGTGGCCCCGAGCGCTTGGGCCGTGTCCTCGATCAGCATCAGGTTCTTCTCTTCGCATACGGCCATGATGCCATCGAGATCCGCCGAGGCGCCGCACATGTGGACGAGCAGGACAGCCTTGGTCTTCGGTGTGATCGCTGCGCGGATGCCTTCGGCGCTCATACACAGTGTCTCATCGATCTCCGCGAAAACGGGAATGGCCCCGGCGAATAGCACAGCCTCGATGGTGGCCACGAAGGTGAAGGGCGGCACGATGACGTGATCACCATAGCCCACGCCGCAGGCCGCGAGCATTGAACTTACAGCGGTGCTGCCGCTGCTCACGGCCAACGCGTATTTAGCCCCGGTGAACTTCGCGATCTCCGCCTCGAAGTCCTTGGCCTTCCACTGGCCCTTGCGCGCTGCATCGTGGTTGTAGCGGAAGAGCACGCCCGTGTTCAGGACGTCCATCACTTCCTTCTTCTCCTCTTCGCCAAAAAGCTCTGTGCCGGGCATGGGTTGCGGATTGATGGCTCCAAAAGTAGCTGGGGCATCAAGCCATTGCCTGATGCCTCTTCACATGACCGCTCGGCTTCTGATCACTCCTTCACGGTGATCCGCACCAGCACGTCCTCTTTCCCCTTCTTGTAAGCTTCCATGAGGATCTCCCCGGTGCCAACCCGTGTGAGGCGTTCCATGCTGAGCTGATAGAGCTTCACGCCCTTCACTTCGTCGGGATTCAGCACAGCATGCCGCTCCATGCGGCCGGTCGATTCATCGATGGCATCCGCGACCACGAGCACATCGCCCTTCATGCTGGGCGGCTCATCGCTGCGGATGTCGAGGTCCCTGCTCTTGCTGAAGTGCAGGAAGTGGTGCGCGCCAGCCCCATTCATGTACTTGAAGCTGGCGCCGATGGGTGCACGTGAACTGGCGCGCTTGGGAATTCGGTTCATCCACTGCAGCTTGTTGCTCGGGTCGATTCCGGCCACGAGGAGGTCATCGGCATGCCACACCGTGTAGCAGCGGGTGCCATTCTGGGTGGTCACGCATTCCACCGTGGTGTAACGCTTCTCACCCACCACGAGGAGGTCGCCGTCCTGGCCGATGAAGACACGGTTCAGGTCCATGCCCCAGAGCCCGAGGTCCTCGCCTTTGTCCTCTTTCTTCTCGTTGCGCTTCACGTCCTTGGCGCGGATGTACATGTTGATGAGCTCCTTCGGGATCTCGTGGAAGCCCACGCTGGCGAGCTCATCGCTGGTATCGAAGGCGCCCACGAAAACACCGTCGGCACCCGTCTGCTCCCAATTCTTCTTGTAGAAGCCCGCCGCGCGCAGGTCGCCCTTCGCATCCTCGAAGAAGGCGATTGACATGAGCTTCTGCCCAGCGAGCGCAAGCGGCGATTGCTCCCATGCCGTGCCCTTCCCGGTGCAGCGCAGGAATTCATACTGGTAATCCTCGTCCTTGCGTTCCTTCACCTTCTCCGCGTTGCCCTTGTACACGCTGGCGATGATGCAGATATCGCCTTTGGCATCGATGGTGTAATCCTTCATCGTCATGACATCGGTACCGTAGGGCAGCTTCACGTCCGCGCTCCAGCTGATGGCCAGGTCAGGGTTGAGCACGGCCACGGAAAGCTCCTTCACCTTGCGAAGCTCTTCATCCTTGCGCTCCTTCTTGTCCTTGAGGCGCTCGTACTGCACCACCAAGGTCTCCTCATCGGCACTGAGGATGAAGTCGAATTTGTCGGTGACGGCGAAGCGGTACCAGCCCGTAGCGGTCATCGTTCCGCTCACCTTGCCATTCACCGAGAGTACCTTCTTGCCCTTGCCCATGAATTGGCCCGCCTTCTTGTCGATCTCACGGGCGAAGAGCTGTTCAGTCTCGGCTTCCCTGTTCCAAAGCGAATAGAAGAAATACATGCGCCCGCCGAATTCGGCCACATGCTCGAAGACCATGTCCTTGTCGAAGTCCTCGTACTGCTTCATCCCGGTCTGCGAGAGCCCGTCTCCGCTGAGCTTCTGCACGAACCATCGACGGCCGTCAACCTTGATGCAGATGATGCCGTCCTCCACTTCATAGTAGCGCTTCACGCCATCGATGACCGGATAGGGCTTGCCCAATTCCACGGTGTAGTTCCCCGAGAGGGTGTAATCCTGGGCGGTGGCAGCCGGGATCAGGGCAGCAGACAGGAGGACTGAAAGCAGGAACGCGCGCATGGCTGATTTTTGGGGCCGCGAACATAGGGGTGCGGGCCCTCCGAAGGGAAAGGCGGCGCCGAACGCTCACCTGACTCTTCCGCCGGCGATCTTCTTGGTCACCAAAGGTGGCCGCTTCTCGCGCAGGAAGACATAGGATTCCGGACTGCTCTCGTCCGCCGCGAACCGGTAGCCGTTCTCAGCAAAGCCCTTGATCCGCTCCGGGTCCAGGATCCGGTGCTGTATGATGAAACGCGCAAGGGCGCCGCGTTGCTGCTTCACATAGGTCTGCAATGGCTTGTAGGCGCTGCCGACCTTGTCCTTGAACACGGGTGCGATCACCCGCGCGTTGAGCTTGGCCGCATCCACCGCATGGAAGTACTCGGCGCTCGCGCAGTTGATCACCACGTTGCTCCGCATGGCTTCCAGATCCGCATTCAGCGCTTCGGTGATCCGTTCGCCCCAATACGCATAGAGGTCCTTCGCCGGGCCCACGCCGAATGGGGTGCCCATCATCAGGCGGTAATCCTGCATGAGGTCCAGCGGGCGCAGCACGCCGTACAGGCCGCTGAGGATGCGCAGGTGCCGTTGGGCGAAGCGCAGGTCATCGGCGGATAACGCGCGCGCTTCGAGCCCGCGGTACACTTCGCCATTGAAGGCGAACACCGCAGGCCTGGCGTTCTCGGCGGTGAACGGCACCGACCACCGCGCGTACCGCTCGCGATTGAGCTCGCCGAGCTTGGGGCTCAGGCCCATGAGCGCAGAGAGCTTCTTCGCGCTGAGGGCCCTCAGCTTCTCCACCAAGGGGATGGCTGATTGCAAGAGGACCGGCTGGCTTGGAGCCGTGACCTTCGGCACTTCTTGCGCGAGGTCCTTGGCGGGGGAAAGCAGGATGATCATGCGCGCGAATTTGGGCGATGGCCCACGGTTATGCGGCCGCAGGAACCAAGCCCTCCTCCCCTACCTGCTTCACCCCGTGCTCCTTCCATTGGACGATCTCCGGCTCCGTGACCACGGTCATGATCATGAGCAGCACAATGGTGTACGGGTTCAAAGACCCAATGAGCCAGCTCTCGTACATGAGGCTGAAGAACACCGAGAACATGATGGCCTGGCTCATCGGCACCAGCTTGCTGGCCTTGTAGAAGAGCAGGAACAGGCTGCGCAGGAAGATCAGCAGGCCCACGATGCCCATGTTCAGCCACATGCTCAGGTAGGTATTGTGCACGCCCCCCTGATGGCCTTGGCTCTCGAGGTACAGCCGGTACCGGCGCATGATCGTCTCATCGTTGGCGAACCCGCCGCCGAAGACGAAGTACTTCTGGATGTGGCCCCAAGCGAAGTCCCAAGCGAAATAGCGGCCACTGCCTTCTTCCAGGGTCTCGAGCCTGAAATACTCCTGCAAGCCGAGTGCGATGATGATCGCCTCCAGGTTGCTGCTCACCACTTCAACCGCCAGGATCATGGCCACCAGGCCCACGAAGCCGAGCAGCGCTGAATAGGCGAAGAATCGGTGGAAGATGATGAAGATGGCCGCTGAGGCGAGCGAGGCCCGTGAGCCGCTCATCACCAAGAAGTAGAGGATGAAGCCGAATATGACCACCCGCTCGCGCCAATGGAAGAGCTTCGGATTAACCGCATTCACGACAGCTGCGAGCATGAGCAGCAGGTAGCAATAGATCGCCATGCCGTTGGGGTTCCCGAACATGCCCCGGAAACGGCCCATGACATGCGAGTACTTGGGGCTCATGGCCTGCAGGACGAAACCGAACAGGAGGATGAGCACCATGAAGAAGATCAGGTTCCGGAAGAAATCCCAGCCCTGCCTCCGATAGCAATAGAGCACGAAGTTGGGAACCACCAGGTACATGAGGGCGTAGCTCAAGGTCTTCTGCACCGACATGAACAGATTGGTGCTGAACACCAACGGGAAGATGCTGTACATGAAGAACGGCAGGAAGACCGTGAAAACGCCGGATAGCGGTGCGAATCGGCGTGTTTCCACCAGCAGGATCAGCGCCACCGCAACGATGTACAGGTTCTTGCCCGTCTTGAAGACATTGAGCATGTAGAACATGTCCTTCTGCATGTCGGAGATCACCAGCACGATCAGCATCCCGAACAGCACTTCCGGCCACAGATCACGCGATTTGAAGAAGAACACCGAGAGCGGCAGCAAGGCATAGATGGCCTGCTGCAGATAGAAGCCGGTGGCCAGCCAGACCAGCATGACCAGGACCAATTGCCAGTGCCCGCGGACGAAGGCTAGCATGCGTGGGGCTCGTTCATGGTTCCTGGAATCGGACCAATTGCTGCCGGGCTTTCGCAGGGCGCTCGCGTGCGAAGGTGCGCATGACCTCGGCTTCAAGCTCCCAAGCCGCAGCATTGGCGGGCTTCCGCCAGCGCGCCGTATGCCGGTGCATCTCGGGCCGCATGGCATCGCATAAGCTGTCGAGCACGGCCAGGCAGCGATCCGAGGACAGCGGGCCATCGATCAGTTCGAGGCCTACCGCCACGAAGCGCTTCCGCAGGCCTTCATGGCGCATCATCGCCAGGAACAGACGCGAGAGCGGCACCTGCGCGCTGCGCACGGTGGCGAACATGTCGTTGCCCGCCGGCGCGTTCGCACCGAAACCGAGGTCGCTATCGCCCATGATCATCCGCCAGCGTCCATCAAGCGGGGCTCCTTCAGGCTTGCCGGCATACCGCCAGTACTTCACGTTCTGACGCGGCCAATCCATGTTGCCCAGGATCATCTGTGAGGCCATGTACGCCAGGAATCCATCGAGGTCGAGGTGCGATTCGAGCGTGTCCAACCAGGACGGGTCGCGCGCATCCCAGCGCTCCGTGCCCGCCATCAACCGGAGGAAGCGCTTCGCATCGGCGCTATCGCCGCGATAGAGCGTGTTCTTGTCCTCGATGATCGTGATCCGCTTCGCCTTGGCGCCGTACCGCCGGGCCAGCTCTTGCTCATCGATCCGCTGCCGGATGTGGTAAACGCCCTGGTAAGCGCCATTGATGTATGCCACGCACGTGAGCGGCTTGCTCGATCCGAATGGGAGGGCCGCGCAGAGCCGATGCTGAAAGGCATCGCGGAGCACGGCCTTCACTTGGTCATTGCCCGCAGCGCGGAGCACGAGCGCACACGAGCCAGCGCCGTCGCCATCGGGGAACACCGGCACGGCCAAGGGCTCCTCGAGCAGGAGGCGGAAGGCATGCTGCGGGAACCCGCGCGTCATCTGCCCGTTGATCCGAACGCGCGCATCGGCTTGCAGCATCTCGCGGCCCTCTGCATCGATCAGCTGGAAGCGCGCCGGCCGCTCCCACTCCGCGCCGCGCCCGTGGTAATTGCCCGGGTACTTCCACCACTTGGGATCGATGGCATAGGACCGCGTGAGCGCCGTTGGCATCCGAAGGATCCCGTTGCCGGGCACCGCCAGGCCCCGGTCGACGCCGAGCAGCCCATCCGGTTCCATGCTGATCGATATCACCGGTAGCCCGTGCCGCTCGAAAAGGAAGGTGCGCATGGCGTAGGGGCCGCCCGCGCGATCGCCTTCGCCCTGCGCCGCACGCACCACCAACGCTTCCGGGAGGCCCGGCTTCGGATGGCGCCATTGAATGGCCGTTGGCGTGGCGAGCGCGCGGGCGATGGCGCGATGATCCGCACGCGCTTCCACGACAGCCTCCGCTCCGAACGGTGTTGCGCTCATCGGATCATTTGACGTGGTGATCCAGAGCCGGTCTCCCAGCTTCGCACTCACCCGGATCTCATCCGAGGCGCTGATGTAAGCCGTTCCAGGAGCGAATGCCGGGGCATCACCTTCTACAGCCAGCGGTGCCAGCGGCTTGCGCGGCACAGCGGCTCCGAGCCCGGCGCACACCGCAGCGGCCACCAAGAGCACCACGAAAGGCCTATTGTGCCCGTGAACGAGCATCGATCAACGCTGCTCTGGCGCGAAAGCCCATCGCGCCAACAGGCAGAAAGGGATGCCCACAGCGATCGCCACCAGCGGCGCATGGCCGCAACCCAGGCCAAGCACCAGCGCAGCGAAGCGCAGGGCGCGCTCCTTGCCGTTTCCGGCCTGGCCACCCATGAGCATGGCAAAGGCCAGAAGCAGCACGGCCAAAGGCAACTGCGCACCTGCGAAGCCGGCCGCCAGGGAGGCCGATGCGGCCCAAAGCGCGAGCTCCTTCATGCCTTCGGCGCCCAAGCGGCCGCCGATGCGCGCGAGCAGGGCGCCCAGCGCCGCTGCGCAGCAGGCCCTGAACAGCAGCAGCAGGATATCCTGCGGCGCGAAATGCCCCATGTTGTCCATGACGAAGCCGAGCCAGTCCATGCGCGTGGTTTGCCGCCAAAACTAGAGGCGGGGCGGCCATCGGCCGAATCGTGCGCAGATCCCCCCAAGTCCTGATCCGGCATATTTGCGGCCCGCTGCCGTGGATCACCGCCGCTGCGGCCCGCTGCGCGCCGATCCCAGGCCTTCACCCATGCTCTTCAACACGATCCAGTACGCGGCCTTCTTCCCGGTCGTTTTCGTGCTCTATTGGTTCGTGCTGCGTCGCCGGCTGCGGGCGCAGAACGCCATGCTGCTCGTGGCGAGCTACTTCTTCTATGCGTGCTGGGACTGGCGCTTCGTGTTCCTGCTGGCCTTCTCCACCCTGCTCGATTATTTCAGTGGCTTGCGTGTGCATGCGGCACGGTCGTCCGGCGCCAAGCGTGCCTGGCTCGTGGCCAGCGTGGGCATCAACCTGGGCTTCCTCGGCGTGTTCAAGTACTTCAACTTCTTCGCCGCTTCCTTCGCCGATCTGGCCCGTACCCTCGGGTACGAGCTCGATCCCGTGGTGATCGATGTGCTGCTCCCGGTGGGCATCAGCTTCTACACCTTCCACGGTCTTTCCTACGTGCTCGACATCTATTACGGGCGGAAGGAACCCACCACCGACCTGGTGAACTACTCGCTCTTCGTGGCCTTCTTCCCGCTACTGGTGGCTGGCCCCATCGAGCGCGCCACGCACCTGCTGCCGCAGATCGAGCGCCCGCGGGTGTTCGATCGCGCCCGCGCGGTCGATGGCTGCCGCCAATTGCTCTGGGGCCTCTTCAAGAAGATGGTGGTGGCAGATAACGCCGCGCGATTGCTCAACCCGGTGTTCAACCACCACGAGGAGTACCAGGCCAGCACCCTGGCCTATGCCGCCGTGCTCTTCGCTTTCCAGATCTACGGCGATTTCAGCGGGTACAGCGACATCGCCCTCGGATCGGCCCGGCTGCTGGGCATCGAGCTCCTGCAGAACTTCAGCTTCCCTTATTTCTCACGCGACATCGCCGAGTTCTGGCGGCGCTGGCACATCTCGCTCTCCTCGTGGTTCAGGGATTACGTGTACATCCCCCTCGGCGGCAATCGGGGCGGGAAATGGATGGCCGTGCGCAATACCGCCGTGATCTTCCTGGTGAGCGGATTCTGGCACGGCGCCAATTGGACCTTCCTCGCCTGGGGCGCTTTACACGCCGCGCTATTCATGCCCTTGCTGCTCAAGGGCAGCAATCGCAAGCACATGGGCACCGTGGCCGAAGGACGCTGGTTGCCCACCCTGCGCGAAGCCAGCGCCATGCTCTTCACGTTCAGCGCGGTCACCGTGGCATGGGTCTTCTTCCGCGCGCGGAGCATCGACCACGCGCTCAGCTACTTGGGCGCCATGGCCGATGCCAGCCTGTTCACCTTGCCCGAGCAACTCTCATTGCGCGTTCTGGCGGCCATCGCCTTGCTGCTCCTGATCGAATGGCGCGGCCGCGCGGACCGGCATGGACTACAGACACTGGGCCTGGCCTGGCCGCGCTGGGCCCGATGGCTATTCTATTACGCCATGATCTTCGTGATCCTGCGCTACGCAGGCAACACGCAGGAGTTCATCTACTTCCAATTCTGAGCGGCATGCGCGCCTTCATCACCCGCTTCCTGCTCTTCGCGTTGGCTCCGCTGGCCGCGGTGATCGCCGCCCTGCTCAGCGCCGATGGCCGCACCGATGCCTTCTACTTACGGCTCACCACGCCGAAAGCCTCGAGCCTGGTGCTTGGCACCTCGCGTGCAGCGCAGGGGATCAGGCCCGCTGTGCTCGATAGCGCGCTGAATGCTGCTGCCTGGGGAACGAGAACCTTCAACTACGGATTCGCCAAGGGCCTCTCGAACTATGGCCCTGCTTACCTCGCCTCGGTGATGCGCAAGCTTGACCGCAGCCGCAACGATGGCGCCTTCGTGCTGGCCGTGGATCCGTGGAGCCTCGGCATGTCGCCCGGCGATGGCGATGGCACCGGCTGGGCTGAGGACGCTGAATTCCTGAGCCGCGTCCGCTGCGTGAGCTGCAAGCCGAACCTCGAGTACCTGTTCGGCGAATACAGCAGCCCGATCCTCACCATCCTGTTCCCTTCGCAGCAGCAGCGATCGGATATGGTGGTGCGCGACGACGGCTGGCTCGAAGTGCGGATCAGCATGGACTCCGCGGAAGTGCATCGCCGGGAACGCGAGAAGCGGATCGAATACGGTGAGGCAGCGCGCACCATGCGGCTCTCGCCCTATCGGGTGGCCTGCCTGAACGATTTCATCGACAGCCTTGCGCCATATGGCACCGTGCTGCTGGTCCGACTGCCCGTGCAGGAAGAGATGCTGGCCATCGAGCACGGCGCCATTCCGCATTTCGATGCGGTGATGGAGCGCACGGCACGCTCCAAGGGCATCCGGTACCTCAATCGCTCAGCCGACGACCGGCTCTGGAACTACACCGATGGGCATCACCTCACCGCTGATGACGCGCGCCCGGTGACCATCGCGATCGCGCAGGCCCTGCTCGAAGCCCGTCAGCAACCCGCGGCGCCTTGACGCATGCGCCGTGCGGGGAACGTGTGGTCGCCGCGGCGGCTCGCTTGCCTAAGTTTGCGCTCATGCACCGCTGGCTACCTGCATTCGTTGCATGGGCTCCGATTCCTGCGATCGCCCAAGTGATGGTGATGGCAGGCGGATCCCTCCAGGTCGAAAGCGGCACCTCACTTCGCATCGAATCATCATTGAGCTGGGAGCTAGCACCTGGCGCTTCGGTGATCAATGACGGCCTTATCGACTTCGGCACGTCTGCCACCATCGTCGAGCTGCCCTTTGCGCCCATCACGGGATCTGGAATCGAATCGGCGACTTGGTCGAACCCCGGCCCATTGACCGATGCAGAACCCGGCAACCTGGGGTTGGCGATCACCAGCGCATTCTCCGATGGCGGATTATCGGTTGAGCGGGGCCATCTTCCGCGGACGAGCAGCAATGGCATTGAGGGCATCGCGCGCTGGTACCGCGTGAGCACGCCCGTGCCGACCACCGCCCCGATGGATGCGGTGCTTGCTTATGACCTCGCAGAGATCGGTGGCGTGCTTCCTTCCGCGTTGGGGATTTTCACGGCAGGCGCCTCCGCCGGGCCATGGTCGCCGGAAACAACCGTAGGTGATGCACCGCAGCAAATCCTTAGCGCACAGGTTCCGGCGCCGGAGATCTTCCTGACGGCCTTCGACTTCAACGCAGTGCTCACAGCCGGATCGATCGCGCCGAGCGGATGGAACTGCTGGCCCACCGTGTTCGATGAGGGGGTGACGCTCGCGCAAGGCGAAGGGCGGGCATTGCGGTCGCTGCGATTGGTTGACGGGCAAGGCCGGGTGGTTCACGCCGATGCAATCGCGGGCGCCAATGGCACCTTGCACGTGCCGCTCGCCGGTCTGGCCGCAGGCGCCTATGCCCTGGTGGTGAACGATGGTGAACAGGTCTTCAAACTGGTGAAGCCATGAGGCCGGTGGCGTGCGCGCTGATCTTGGCAGCCCTTCCTGCGCTCGCGCAATGGCAGGTGCCCTTGCCCGTGGTGCTCGATGGATCGGATCCGGGCCAACGCCAGGTGATCGGGTTGGCCGATCCCGCTGTGCCGGAGGCGGGCGTGAGCGTTGATGCAGGGCGCGCGAATGCCACGCGCTATGCAGAAGCGAGCGGAACGCTTGTGCTCACCGCATCACTTATTCCAGCGCCTGCCGGGTATTCCACCGGCATGGTGGTCACGTTGATCCCCTCCGAGGCGAACCTCGCTGGCGCTGAGATCGATCTCAATGGCCTGGGGCCGATGCCCGCGGTGAAGCTCGGCGGCGTGCCCCTTGACAGCGCCGATCTTGCGGTTGGTGTGCCGCACCGCTTCGTATTCGATGGCACGAGCTTCCAACTGCTCAGCTCGGCCTACCGGCCCTGCCCGGCAGGGTACAGCATCGGTGGCCGCGAGTACTGCATCGCCGACAGCTCCCAAGCCGCATTGCCCTTCATCGATGCGGGCAGCGCCTGCTTCAATGCCAACGCTCGGCTCTGCACCTGGTCAGAATGGACCCATGCCTGCCTCTCCAAGCCGGGCTTCATAGGCAGTATCGTCGACTACGAGTGGGTGGATCACGCGGCCAACAACACCTCCAATGCCAAGCGCGTGGGGCGTGGCAGCGATGGAGCCAGCACGGAGGATCTCGGCATCGGCTGCATCCATGGCCACCACACCTTGCCTACCAACCCGGTCCGCTTCCGATGCTGCACCTCACGTTGAAGCACGCCTCCCTTGCCATCGGGCTCGCAGTAGGCAGCATCGGCACGGCCCAGGTGCGAATTGATGTTCCGCTGGAGCTTACCGGGGCGGATGGCGAACGCAGGATCGACGGCTTGGCCGCACCCGCAACAGGCAGTTCACTGGTGACCTTGGAAAGCGCCGCGCAAGGAAGCTGGCAATGGGGCACCGCGCAGGTGAATGGGCTCGCGTTGTCGGTCGCGCTCACGCCTCCCCTGTCCGCATATCGCGATGGCCTGCTCGTGCGCTTCGTTGCACCCGCGAACCTGGCCGGGGCGGTCACCCTGAACGTTGATGGCCAGGGCGACCTGCCACTACTCCGGCCGGATGGACTTCTGCCCGTGCTGGGCCAGATCCGCCAAGGCGTGGTATGCGAGGCCATGCATGCCGATGGCCGGTTCATCTTGCTCAGCGCGGCCGAGCGCGGCTGCCCGCCCGCCACGGTGCCGGTCACGGAGCGCTATTGCATCGATCAGGGTTCCGTCGGCAATCAGCTCGTGTTCACGGCCATGAGCTATTGCGCGAATCGCGGTGGCCGCTTGTGCACTTGGGACGAGTACCATGCCGCGTGCGTGCTGGTGGGCACCCAGCTCACCGGCATGTTCAATGAGTGGGAGTGGATCGACGACACCAGCAACCACACGCAGACCGCCGATCAAGCCGGCCGGGCGCATTGCCAGAGCCAGCGCTCGGCGGGCGTGCCCACCACCACCACAGGCGATACCCGCTGCTGCTACCACCCGCGATGAGGTTCTCCGCGATCATCTGCTGCGCCTTCGCGCTCTCCAGCCTTGCCCAAGTGAAGGTCGATCGGCCCGTGCAGCTCACAGGCAACGACCCCGCACAGCAGCAAGTGCTCGGCCTCGATCCGGCGCTTGATCCATCGGATGCGCTCGACGCCGCCACGGATCAGCGCGGTGCTGCGCATTGGGCGGGCGATGCCGCGGGCGCCGCTTGGGTGCTCAGTTTGGACGCTCTCAGCAGCGCTCCGAGCGCCGGTTTCGCGATGGTGGTGCGCACCGCTGCTCCGCAATC
Coding sequences within it:
- a CDS encoding DegT/DnrJ/EryC1/StrS family aminotransferase, yielding MPGTELFGEEEKKEVMDVLNTGVLFRYNHDAARKGQWKAKDFEAEIAKFTGAKYALAVSSGSTAVSSMLAACGVGYGDHVIVPPFTFVATIEAVLFAGAIPVFAEIDETLCMSAEGIRAAITPKTKAVLLVHMCGASADLDGIMAVCEEKNLMLIEDTAQALGATYKGKHLGLFGKMGSFSFDFFKINTCGEGGVVITNDEQLIKTAEYLSDHGHSHEGDNRGMEPHPIMGTNYRIGEINAAIGLAQARKLPYIISQQRKHKAIIHARLSKIPGLAFRKQCDDAGDSATFFHLLFPDEATARAAHKAMVEAGVGGGYWYDNMYHYIKQWGHIKDLRMPYRLVAHELGLPQDLKAMAFPKSDAVLSRLISFNIRVTWTELELDAFLGKVEVAVRNAMTKAAAV
- the yaaA gene encoding peroxide stress protein YaaA, producing MIILLSPAKDLAQEVPKVTAPSQPVLLQSAIPLVEKLRALSAKKLSALMGLSPKLGELNRERYARWSVPFTAENARPAVFAFNGEVYRGLEARALSADDLRFAQRHLRILSGLYGVLRPLDLMQDYRLMMGTPFGVGPAKDLYAYWGERITEALNADLEAMRSNVVINCASAEYFHAVDAAKLNARVIAPVFKDKVGSAYKPLQTYVKQQRGALARFIIQHRILDPERIKGFAENGYRFAADESSPESYVFLREKRPPLVTKKIAGGRVR
- a CDS encoding O-antigen ligase family protein, translating into MLAFVRGHWQLVLVMLVWLATGFYLQQAIYALLPLSVFFFKSRDLWPEVLFGMLIVLVISDMQKDMFYMLNVFKTGKNLYIVAVALILLVETRRFAPLSGVFTVFLPFFMYSIFPLVFSTNLFMSVQKTLSYALMYLVVPNFVLYCYRRQGWDFFRNLIFFMVLILLFGFVLQAMSPKYSHVMGRFRGMFGNPNGMAIYCYLLLMLAAVVNAVNPKLFHWRERVVIFGFILYFLVMSGSRASLASAAIFIIFHRFFAYSALLGFVGLVAMILAVEVVSSNLEAIIIALGLQEYFRLETLEEGSGRYFAWDFAWGHIQKYFVFGGGFANDETIMRRYRLYLESQGHQGGVHNTYLSMWLNMGIVGLLIFLRSLFLLFYKASKLVPMSQAIMFSVFFSLMYESWLIGSLNPYTIVLLMIMTVVTEPEIVQWKEHGVKQVGEEGLVPAAA
- a CDS encoding CotH kinase family protein, with amino-acid sequence MLVHGHNRPFVVLLVAAAVCAGLGAAVPRKPLAPLAVEGDAPAFAPGTAYISASDEIRVSAKLGDRLWITTSNDPMSATPFGAEAVVEARADHRAIARALATPTAIQWRHPKPGLPEALVVRAAQGEGDRAGGPYAMRTFLFERHGLPVISISMEPDGLLGVDRGLAVPGNGILRMPTALTRSYAIDPKWWKYPGNYHGRGAEWERPARFQLIDAEGREMLQADARVRINGQMTRGFPQHAFRLLLEEPLAVPVFPDGDGAGSCALVLRAAGNDQVKAVLRDAFQHRLCAALPFGSSKPLTCVAYINGAYQGVYHIRQRIDEQELARRYGAKAKRITIIEDKNTLYRGDSADAKRFLRLMAGTERWDARDPSWLDTLESHLDLDGFLAYMASQMILGNMDWPRQNVKYWRYAGKPEGAPLDGRWRMIMGDSDLGFGANAPAGNDMFATVRSAQVPLSRLFLAMMRHEGLRKRFVAVGLELIDGPLSSDRCLAVLDSLCDAMRPEMHRHTARWRKPANAAAWELEAEVMRTFARERPAKARQQLVRFQEP
- a CDS encoding MBOAT family protein, which produces MLFNTIQYAAFFPVVFVLYWFVLRRRLRAQNAMLLVASYFFYACWDWRFVFLLAFSTLLDYFSGLRVHAARSSGAKRAWLVASVGINLGFLGVFKYFNFFAASFADLARTLGYELDPVVIDVLLPVGISFYTFHGLSYVLDIYYGRKEPTTDLVNYSLFVAFFPLLVAGPIERATHLLPQIERPRVFDRARAVDGCRQLLWGLFKKMVVADNAARLLNPVFNHHEEYQASTLAYAAVLFAFQIYGDFSGYSDIALGSARLLGIELLQNFSFPYFSRDIAEFWRRWHISLSSWFRDYVYIPLGGNRGGKWMAVRNTAVIFLVSGFWHGANWTFLAWGALHAALFMPLLLKGSNRKHMGTVAEGRWLPTLREASAMLFTFSAVTVAWVFFRARSIDHALSYLGAMADASLFTLPEQLSLRVLAAIALLLLIEWRGRADRHGLQTLGLAWPRWARWLFYYAMIFVILRYAGNTQEFIYFQF